One part of the Fusobacterium pseudoperiodonticum genome encodes these proteins:
- the nusG gene encoding transcription termination/antitermination protein NusG, with translation MSIENVRKWFMIHTYSGYEKKVKTDLEQKVGTLQLRDVVTNILVPEEETTEIVRGKPKKIYRKLFPAYVMLEMEATREENENGISYKVDPDVWYIIRNTNGVTGFVGVGSDPIPMEDDEVKNIFNIIGMDTSKETIKLDFAEGDFVKILKGSFTDQEGQVAEIDYEHGRVKVMVDIFGRMTPVEIEVDGVLKV, from the coding sequence ATGAGTATAGAAAATGTAAGAAAATGGTTTATGATTCATACTTACTCTGGATATGAAAAAAAAGTAAAAACAGACCTTGAACAAAAGGTTGGGACATTACAATTAAGAGATGTCGTTACTAATATATTAGTTCCAGAAGAAGAAACAACTGAAATCGTTAGGGGAAAACCTAAAAAGATATACAGAAAACTTTTTCCTGCATATGTCATGCTTGAAATGGAAGCTACAAGAGAAGAAAATGAAAATGGAATAAGCTATAAAGTAGATCCTGATGTGTGGTATATAATAAGAAACACAAATGGAGTTACTGGTTTCGTAGGAGTAGGTTCAGACCCAATTCCTATGGAAGATGACGAAGTAAAAAATATATTCAATATTATAGGTATGGATACATCAAAAGAAACTATAAAGCTTGACTTTGCTGAAGGGGACTTTGTTAAAATCTTAAAAGGTTCTTTTACCGATCAAGAAGGGCAAGTTGCTGAAATTGATTATGAACATGGTAGAGTTAAAGTGATGGTTGATATTTTTGGAAGAATGACACCAGTTGAAATAGAAGTAGATGGTGTTTTGAAGGTGTAG
- the rplK gene encoding 50S ribosomal protein L11, which yields MAKEVIQIIKLQLPAGKANPAPPVGPALGQHGVNIMEFCKAFNAKTQDKAGWIIPVEISVYSDRSFTFILKTPPASDLLKKAAGISSGAKNSKKEVAGKITTAKLRELAETKMPDLNASSVETAMKIIAGSARSMGIKIED from the coding sequence ATGGCAAAAGAAGTAATTCAAATAATAAAACTACAATTACCAGCAGGTAAGGCAAACCCTGCTCCACCAGTTGGACCAGCATTAGGACAACATGGTGTAAATATAATGGAATTTTGTAAAGCGTTCAACGCTAAAACTCAAGATAAAGCTGGATGGATAATCCCTGTGGAAATTTCTGTTTATAGTGACAGATCATTCACATTTATATTAAAAACTCCACCTGCATCTGACTTATTAAAGAAAGCTGCTGGAATATCATCAGGAGCAAAAAACTCTAAAAAAGAAGTTGCAGGAAAAATTACAACTGCAAAGTTAAGAGAATTAGCTGAAACTAAAATGCCTGACTTAAATGCTTCATCTGTAGAAACAGCTATGAAGATAATTGCAGGATCAGCAAGATCAATGGGAATAAAAATCGAAGACTAA
- the rplA gene encoding 50S ribosomal protein L1, with protein MAKHRGKKYLEVAKLVETGKLYDIREALELVQKTRTAKFTETVEVALRLGVDPRHADQQIRGTVVLPHGTGKTVKILAITSGENIEKALAAGADYAGAEEYINQIQQGWLDFDLVIATPDMMPKIGRLGKILGTKGLMPNPKSGTVTPDIAAAVSEFKKGKLAFRVDKLGSIHAPIGKVDFDLDKIEENFKAFMDQIIRLKPATSKGQYLRTVAVSLTMGPGVKMDPAIVAKIVG; from the coding sequence ATGGCAAAACATAGAGGAAAAAAATATTTAGAAGTAGCTAAATTAGTTGAAACAGGAAAACTTTATGACATAAGAGAAGCTCTTGAATTAGTTCAAAAAACAAGAACTGCAAAATTTACAGAAACTGTTGAAGTAGCATTAAGACTTGGAGTAGACCCAAGACATGCTGACCAACAAATCAGAGGTACAGTTGTATTACCTCATGGAACAGGAAAAACTGTTAAAATACTAGCAATCACTTCAGGTGAAAATATAGAAAAAGCACTAGCTGCAGGAGCAGACTATGCTGGAGCAGAAGAATACATCAACCAAATTCAACAAGGTTGGTTAGACTTTGATTTAGTAATCGCTACTCCAGACATGATGCCTAAAATCGGAAGATTAGGGAAAATACTAGGAACTAAAGGGTTAATGCCTAACCCTAAATCAGGAACAGTAACTCCTGATATCGCAGCAGCAGTATCTGAATTCAAAAAAGGTAAACTTGCATTCAGAGTAGACAAATTAGGATCTATCCATGCTCCAATAGGAAAAGTTGATTTCGATTTAGATAAAATTGAAGAAAACTTCAAAGCATTTATGGATCAAATCATCAGATTAAAACCAGCTACATCTAAAGGACAATACTTAAGAACAGTAGCAGTATCATTAACTATGGGACCAGGAGTAAAAATGGATCCTGCTATAGTTGCTAAAATCGTTGGATAA
- the rplJ gene encoding 50S ribosomal protein L10 — protein sequence MATQVKKELVAELVEKIKKAQSVVFVDYQGIKVNEETSLRKQMRENGAEYLVAKNRLFKIALKESGVEDNFDEILEGTTAFAFGYNDPVAPAKAVFDLAKTKAKAKQDVFKIKGGYLTGKKVSVQEVEALAKLPSRDQLLSMLLNSMLGPIRKLAYATVAIADKKEGSAE from the coding sequence ATGGCAACTCAAGTTAAGAAAGAACTTGTAGCAGAATTAGTTGAAAAAATTAAAAAAGCTCAATCAGTTGTTTTTGTTGATTATCAAGGTATTAAGGTTAATGAAGAAACTTCATTAAGAAAACAAATGAGAGAAAATGGAGCTGAATACCTAGTAGCTAAAAATAGACTATTTAAAATAGCTCTTAAAGAATCTGGAGTTGAAGATAACTTTGACGAAATATTAGAAGGAACTACAGCATTTGCATTTGGATATAACGATCCAGTAGCACCTGCAAAAGCAGTATTCGATTTAGCTAAAACTAAAGCAAAAGCTAAACAAGACGTATTTAAAATTAAAGGTGGTTACTTAACAGGTAAAAAAGTTAGCGTTCAAGAAGTTGAAGCATTAGCTAAATTACCTTCAAGAGATCAATTACTATCTATGTTATTGAACTCAATGTTAGGACCAATCAGAAAACTTGCTTATGCAACTGTAGCAATAGCAGACAAAAAAGAAGGATCTGCTGAATAA
- the rplL gene encoding 50S ribosomal protein L7/L12, with amino-acid sequence MAFNKEQFIADLEAMTVLELKELVSALEEHFGVTAAAPVAVAAAGPVEAAEEKTEFDIVLKNAGGNKIAVIKEVRAITGLGLKEAKDLVDNGGVIKEAAPKEEAEAIKEKLTAAGAEVEVK; translated from the coding sequence ATGGCATTCAATAAAGAACAATTTATAGCTGATTTAGAAGCTATGACAGTATTAGAATTAAAAGAATTAGTATCTGCATTAGAAGAACACTTTGGAGTAACTGCTGCTGCACCTGTAGCTGTAGCTGCTGCTGGACCAGTTGAAGCTGCTGAAGAAAAAACTGAATTTGATATCGTATTAAAGAACGCAGGTGGAAACAAAATAGCTGTAATTAAAGAAGTTAGAGCTATCACTGGTTTAGGATTAAAAGAAGCTAAAGACTTAGTTGATAACGGTGGAGTAATCAAAGAAGCTGCACCAAAAGAAGAAGCTGAAGCTATAAAAGAAAAATTAACTGCAGCTGGAGCAGAAGTAGAAGTAAAATAG